Proteins encoded by one window of Canis lupus dingo isolate Sandy chromosome 10, ASM325472v2, whole genome shotgun sequence:
- the PARVG gene encoding gamma-parvin isoform X2: MPLSSPTSYKNRPEAYLSSGAGTGEMEPESFYNLLQRPKVAGPPAEEELPQGEKKKYLPPTSRGDPKFEELQKVLMEWINAKLLPEHIVVRSLEEDIFDGLILHHLFQTLTGLKLEVEEMALTAPSQRRKLEVVLEAVNGSLQVGEQQLKWSVATIFSKDLLATLHLLVALAKRFQPDLPLPTNVQVEVITMESTKSGLKSEKSVEQLTECSTEKDQPTKDVFDELFKLAPEKVNMVKEAIVNFVNQKLDRLGLSVQNLDNQFADGVFLLLLIGQLEGFFLHLKEFYLTPTSPAEMLHNVTLALDLLKDEGLLTYPVNPEDIVNKDAKSTLRVLYSLFQKHKLKEGRDSSTPCGSPN, from the exons ATGCCTCTCTCCAGCCCTACATCCTACAAGAATCGGCCTGAGGCCTACCTCTCATCTGGG GCCGGCACGGGAGAAATGGAGCCCGAGTCCTTCTACAACCTGCTGCAGCGTCCTAAGGTGGCGGGGCCGCCGGCGGAGGAGGAACTCCCACAAG gagaaaagaagaaatacctGCCGCCCACGTCCCGGGGGGATCCCAAATTTGAAGAACTGCAGAAG GTCCTGATGGAGTGGATTAATGCCAAGCTCCTCCCAGAGCACATCGTGGTCCGAAGCCTGGAGGAGGACATATTCGATGGGCTCATCCTGCACCACCTTTTCC AGACGCTGACCGGGCTCAAGCTGGAAGTGGAGGAGATGGCCCTGACCGCCCCGAGCCAGAGGCGCAAGCTCGAGGTGGTCCTCGAGGCCGTCAACGGCAGTCTGCAGGTGGGGGAGCAGCAGCTCAAGTGGAGCGTGGCAA CCATCTTCAGCAAGGACCTGCTGGCCACCTTGCATCTGCTCGTGGCCCTGGCCAAGCGCTTCCAGCCTGACCTGCCCCTCCCGACCAATGTCCAGGTGGAGGTGATCACCATGGAG agcaCCAAAAGTGGCCTGAAGTCAGAGAAGTCAGTGGAACAGCTCACTGAATGCAG CACAGAAAAGGACCAGCCGACGA AGGACGTCTTCGATGAATTATTTAAGCTGGCTCCGGAGAAAGTGAACATGGTGAAAGAG GCCATTGTGAACTTCGTCAACCAGAAGCTGGACCGCCTGGGCCTGTCTGTGCAGAATCTGGACAACCAG TTTGCAGACGGGGTCTTCTTACTCCTGCTGATTGGACAACTGGAAGGCTTCTTCCTGCACTTGAAGGAGTTTTACCTCACTCCCACCTCTCCTGCGGAAATG CTGCACAATGTCACCCTGGCCCTGGATCTGCTGAAGGATGAAGGTCTGCTCACCTACCCCGTCAACCCTGAAG ACATCGTGAATAAGGACGCCAAGAGCACTCTGCGGGTCCTCTACAGCTTGTTTCAAAAGCATAAgctgaaagaaggcagagacagcagCACACCCTGTGGATCCCCAAATTAA
- the PARVG gene encoding gamma-parvin isoform X1, whose protein sequence is MPLSSPTSYKNRPEAYLSSGAGTGEMEPESFYNLLQRPKVAGPPAEEELPQGEKKKYLPPTSRGDPKFEELQKVLMEWINAKLLPEHIVVRSLEEDIFDGLILHHLFQTLTGLKLEVEEMALTAPSQRRKLEVVLEAVNGSLQVGEQQLKWSVATIFSKDLLATLHLLVALAKRFQPDLPLPTNVQVEVITMESTKSGLKSEKSVEQLTECSTEKDQPTKDVFDELFKLAPEKVNMVKEAIVNFVNQKLDRLGLSVQNLDNQFADGVFLLLLIGQLEGFFLHLKEFYLTPTSPAEMKSKPWRREPWASSHIQLFLPGRIRVHPPGLQPALSSVRRRGGSTFIISSCAQKGSVTLRVERGETSLEPAADPPGSGRGWA, encoded by the exons ATGCCTCTCTCCAGCCCTACATCCTACAAGAATCGGCCTGAGGCCTACCTCTCATCTGGG GCCGGCACGGGAGAAATGGAGCCCGAGTCCTTCTACAACCTGCTGCAGCGTCCTAAGGTGGCGGGGCCGCCGGCGGAGGAGGAACTCCCACAAG gagaaaagaagaaatacctGCCGCCCACGTCCCGGGGGGATCCCAAATTTGAAGAACTGCAGAAG GTCCTGATGGAGTGGATTAATGCCAAGCTCCTCCCAGAGCACATCGTGGTCCGAAGCCTGGAGGAGGACATATTCGATGGGCTCATCCTGCACCACCTTTTCC AGACGCTGACCGGGCTCAAGCTGGAAGTGGAGGAGATGGCCCTGACCGCCCCGAGCCAGAGGCGCAAGCTCGAGGTGGTCCTCGAGGCCGTCAACGGCAGTCTGCAGGTGGGGGAGCAGCAGCTCAAGTGGAGCGTGGCAA CCATCTTCAGCAAGGACCTGCTGGCCACCTTGCATCTGCTCGTGGCCCTGGCCAAGCGCTTCCAGCCTGACCTGCCCCTCCCGACCAATGTCCAGGTGGAGGTGATCACCATGGAG agcaCCAAAAGTGGCCTGAAGTCAGAGAAGTCAGTGGAACAGCTCACTGAATGCAG CACAGAAAAGGACCAGCCGACGA AGGACGTCTTCGATGAATTATTTAAGCTGGCTCCGGAGAAAGTGAACATGGTGAAAGAG GCCATTGTGAACTTCGTCAACCAGAAGCTGGACCGCCTGGGCCTGTCTGTGCAGAATCTGGACAACCAG TTTGCAGACGGGGTCTTCTTACTCCTGCTGATTGGACAACTGGAAGGCTTCTTCCTGCACTTGAAGGAGTTTTACCTCACTCCCACCTCTCCTGCGGAAATG AAGTCAAAACCCTGGCGCCGGGAACCGTGGGCTTCCTCCCACATTCAATTATTTCTCCCCGGGAGGATTCGAGTGCATCCTCCTGGATTACAACCTGCCCTCAGCTCCGTGCGACGACGCGGTGGTTCTACTTTTATAATCTCAAGCTGTGCACAGAAAGGAAGTGTTACACTGCGGGTGGAGCGCGGCGAGACATCTCTGGAGCCTGCAGCGGATCCTCCGGGCTCAGGTCGAGGCTGGGCTTGA
- the PARVG gene encoding gamma-parvin isoform X3, giving the protein MEPESFYNLLQRPKVAGPPAEEELPQGEKKKYLPPTSRGDPKFEELQKVLMEWINAKLLPEHIVVRSLEEDIFDGLILHHLFQTLTGLKLEVEEMALTAPSQRRKLEVVLEAVNGSLQVGEQQLKWSVATIFSKDLLATLHLLVALAKRFQPDLPLPTNVQVEVITMESTKSGLKSEKSVEQLTECSTEKDQPTKDVFDELFKLAPEKVNMVKEAIVNFVNQKLDRLGLSVQNLDNQFADGVFLLLLIGQLEGFFLHLKEFYLTPTSPAEMKSKPWRREPWASSHIQLFLPGRIRVHPPGLQPALSSVRRRGGSTFIISSCAQKGSVTLRVERGETSLEPAADPPGSGRGWA; this is encoded by the exons ATGGAGCCCGAGTCCTTCTACAACCTGCTGCAGCGTCCTAAGGTGGCGGGGCCGCCGGCGGAGGAGGAACTCCCACAAG gagaaaagaagaaatacctGCCGCCCACGTCCCGGGGGGATCCCAAATTTGAAGAACTGCAGAAG GTCCTGATGGAGTGGATTAATGCCAAGCTCCTCCCAGAGCACATCGTGGTCCGAAGCCTGGAGGAGGACATATTCGATGGGCTCATCCTGCACCACCTTTTCC AGACGCTGACCGGGCTCAAGCTGGAAGTGGAGGAGATGGCCCTGACCGCCCCGAGCCAGAGGCGCAAGCTCGAGGTGGTCCTCGAGGCCGTCAACGGCAGTCTGCAGGTGGGGGAGCAGCAGCTCAAGTGGAGCGTGGCAA CCATCTTCAGCAAGGACCTGCTGGCCACCTTGCATCTGCTCGTGGCCCTGGCCAAGCGCTTCCAGCCTGACCTGCCCCTCCCGACCAATGTCCAGGTGGAGGTGATCACCATGGAG agcaCCAAAAGTGGCCTGAAGTCAGAGAAGTCAGTGGAACAGCTCACTGAATGCAG CACAGAAAAGGACCAGCCGACGA AGGACGTCTTCGATGAATTATTTAAGCTGGCTCCGGAGAAAGTGAACATGGTGAAAGAG GCCATTGTGAACTTCGTCAACCAGAAGCTGGACCGCCTGGGCCTGTCTGTGCAGAATCTGGACAACCAG TTTGCAGACGGGGTCTTCTTACTCCTGCTGATTGGACAACTGGAAGGCTTCTTCCTGCACTTGAAGGAGTTTTACCTCACTCCCACCTCTCCTGCGGAAATG AAGTCAAAACCCTGGCGCCGGGAACCGTGGGCTTCCTCCCACATTCAATTATTTCTCCCCGGGAGGATTCGAGTGCATCCTCCTGGATTACAACCTGCCCTCAGCTCCGTGCGACGACGCGGTGGTTCTACTTTTATAATCTCAAGCTGTGCACAGAAAGGAAGTGTTACACTGCGGGTGGAGCGCGGCGAGACATCTCTGGAGCCTGCAGCGGATCCTCCGGGCTCAGGTCGAGGCTGGGCTTGA
- the PARVG gene encoding gamma-parvin isoform X5 — translation MPLSSPTSYKNRPEAYLSSGAGTGEMEPESFYNLLQRPKVAGPPAEEELPQGEKKKYLPPTSRGDPKFEELQKVLMEWINAKLLPEHIVVRSLEEDIFDGLILHHLFQTLTGLKLEVEEMALTAPSQRRKLEVVLEAVNGSLQVGEQQLKWSVATIFSKDLLATLHLLVALAKRFQPDLPLPTNVQVEVITMESTKSGLKSEKSVEQLTECSTEKDQPTKDVFDELFKLAPEKVNMVKEAIVNFVNQKLDRLGLSVQNLDNQFADGVFLLLLIGQLEGFFLHLKEFYLTPTSPAEMEISAAGTYDQNAEEVIS, via the exons ATGCCTCTCTCCAGCCCTACATCCTACAAGAATCGGCCTGAGGCCTACCTCTCATCTGGG GCCGGCACGGGAGAAATGGAGCCCGAGTCCTTCTACAACCTGCTGCAGCGTCCTAAGGTGGCGGGGCCGCCGGCGGAGGAGGAACTCCCACAAG gagaaaagaagaaatacctGCCGCCCACGTCCCGGGGGGATCCCAAATTTGAAGAACTGCAGAAG GTCCTGATGGAGTGGATTAATGCCAAGCTCCTCCCAGAGCACATCGTGGTCCGAAGCCTGGAGGAGGACATATTCGATGGGCTCATCCTGCACCACCTTTTCC AGACGCTGACCGGGCTCAAGCTGGAAGTGGAGGAGATGGCCCTGACCGCCCCGAGCCAGAGGCGCAAGCTCGAGGTGGTCCTCGAGGCCGTCAACGGCAGTCTGCAGGTGGGGGAGCAGCAGCTCAAGTGGAGCGTGGCAA CCATCTTCAGCAAGGACCTGCTGGCCACCTTGCATCTGCTCGTGGCCCTGGCCAAGCGCTTCCAGCCTGACCTGCCCCTCCCGACCAATGTCCAGGTGGAGGTGATCACCATGGAG agcaCCAAAAGTGGCCTGAAGTCAGAGAAGTCAGTGGAACAGCTCACTGAATGCAG CACAGAAAAGGACCAGCCGACGA AGGACGTCTTCGATGAATTATTTAAGCTGGCTCCGGAGAAAGTGAACATGGTGAAAGAG GCCATTGTGAACTTCGTCAACCAGAAGCTGGACCGCCTGGGCCTGTCTGTGCAGAATCTGGACAACCAG TTTGCAGACGGGGTCTTCTTACTCCTGCTGATTGGACAACTGGAAGGCTTCTTCCTGCACTTGAAGGAGTTTTACCTCACTCCCACCTCTCCTGCGGAAATG GAAATCTCAGCTGCAGGAACGTATGATCAAAATGCTGAGGAGGTCATTAGCTGA
- the PARVG gene encoding gamma-parvin isoform X4, with product MPLSSPTSYKNRPEAYLSSGAGTGEMEPESFYNLLQRPKVAGPPAEEELPQGEKKKYLPPTSRGDPKFEELQKVLMEWINAKLLPEHIVVRSLEEDIFDGLILHHLFQTLTGLKLEVEEMALTAPSQRRKLEVVLEAVNGSLQVGEQQLKWSVATIFSKDLLATLHLLVALAKRFQPDLPLPTNVQVEVITMESTKSGLKSEKSVEQLTECSTEKDQPTKDVFDELFKLAPEKVNMVKEAIVNFVNQKLDRLGLSVQNLDNQFADGVFLLLLIGQLEGFFLHLKEFYLTPTSPAEMARKPQLQAGGGSCLGAVGPLNPPMSDPASP from the exons ATGCCTCTCTCCAGCCCTACATCCTACAAGAATCGGCCTGAGGCCTACCTCTCATCTGGG GCCGGCACGGGAGAAATGGAGCCCGAGTCCTTCTACAACCTGCTGCAGCGTCCTAAGGTGGCGGGGCCGCCGGCGGAGGAGGAACTCCCACAAG gagaaaagaagaaatacctGCCGCCCACGTCCCGGGGGGATCCCAAATTTGAAGAACTGCAGAAG GTCCTGATGGAGTGGATTAATGCCAAGCTCCTCCCAGAGCACATCGTGGTCCGAAGCCTGGAGGAGGACATATTCGATGGGCTCATCCTGCACCACCTTTTCC AGACGCTGACCGGGCTCAAGCTGGAAGTGGAGGAGATGGCCCTGACCGCCCCGAGCCAGAGGCGCAAGCTCGAGGTGGTCCTCGAGGCCGTCAACGGCAGTCTGCAGGTGGGGGAGCAGCAGCTCAAGTGGAGCGTGGCAA CCATCTTCAGCAAGGACCTGCTGGCCACCTTGCATCTGCTCGTGGCCCTGGCCAAGCGCTTCCAGCCTGACCTGCCCCTCCCGACCAATGTCCAGGTGGAGGTGATCACCATGGAG agcaCCAAAAGTGGCCTGAAGTCAGAGAAGTCAGTGGAACAGCTCACTGAATGCAG CACAGAAAAGGACCAGCCGACGA AGGACGTCTTCGATGAATTATTTAAGCTGGCTCCGGAGAAAGTGAACATGGTGAAAGAG GCCATTGTGAACTTCGTCAACCAGAAGCTGGACCGCCTGGGCCTGTCTGTGCAGAATCTGGACAACCAG TTTGCAGACGGGGTCTTCTTACTCCTGCTGATTGGACAACTGGAAGGCTTCTTCCTGCACTTGAAGGAGTTTTACCTCACTCCCACCTCTCCTGCGGAAATG GCTCGCAAACCCCAGTTACAAGCCGGGGGCGGAAGTTGCCTTGGTGCCGTCGGCCCGCTGAATCCCCCGATGTCAGACCCGGCTTCCCCATAG